In the genome of Leeuwenhoekiella sp. MAR_2009_132, one region contains:
- a CDS encoding glycoside hydrolase family 28 protein, giving the protein MSNQKRNRLRKISLTVCLIVIGVFVACKNQSQTGGIQEATVEVDPWLEADRIIEKIGTIEFPDVQFIITDYGAVADGTTLNTQAFKNAIEKCNASGGGRVIVPAGTYLTGPIHLKSNVDLHLEKGAEVLFTKDHQAYLPAVHTSYEGMEIMNYSPLIYAKGQKNIAVTGSGTFNGQASNENWWPWSGAERYGHQEGTPQQKDEHNLPTLFKMIEDGVAVENRVFGAEHQLRPLFFQTLECENVLIQGVTFTNAPFWVIHPLKSKYITVDGVTVNSHGPNNDGCDPEYSSYVHITNCKFNTGDDCIAIKSGRNADGRRVNIPSENIVVENCEMKDGHGGVVMGSEISAGVRNVFVRNCVMNSPNLDRAIRIKTNTLRGGFVENLYVKDIEVGQVKEAVLKINLYYGIYGVQEGEFIPTIKNINLENITVENGGEYGVLIKGRPEKLISGITLKNVTINGAQQPTSIENCEPITYINTKINNTIMK; this is encoded by the coding sequence ATGTCTAATCAAAAAAGAAATCGATTGCGTAAAATTTCGCTGACTGTTTGCCTAATAGTTATAGGAGTATTCGTAGCATGTAAAAATCAATCTCAAACGGGGGGAATCCAGGAAGCCACAGTAGAAGTTGACCCTTGGCTAGAAGCAGACCGAATCATAGAAAAAATAGGAACTATAGAATTTCCTGACGTACAATTTATAATTACAGATTATGGTGCTGTGGCTGACGGTACAACTTTAAATACTCAGGCTTTTAAAAACGCTATTGAAAAGTGTAATGCTTCGGGCGGTGGTCGTGTAATTGTACCTGCGGGAACTTATCTAACGGGGCCTATTCATTTAAAAAGTAATGTAGACTTGCATCTTGAAAAAGGAGCAGAAGTACTGTTTACAAAAGATCACCAAGCGTATTTACCGGCGGTACACACCTCATATGAAGGTATGGAGATTATGAATTACTCCCCCTTAATTTATGCTAAAGGGCAAAAAAATATCGCAGTAACAGGAAGCGGAACGTTCAATGGACAGGCTAGCAATGAAAATTGGTGGCCATGGTCTGGAGCAGAACGTTATGGGCATCAAGAAGGTACTCCTCAACAAAAAGATGAACACAATTTGCCTACACTATTTAAAATGATTGAAGATGGTGTTGCTGTTGAAAATCGGGTTTTTGGAGCAGAACATCAATTGCGTCCTTTATTTTTTCAGACTTTAGAATGTGAAAATGTATTAATTCAGGGGGTGACATTTACTAATGCACCGTTTTGGGTTATACACCCTTTAAAATCAAAATATATAACGGTAGATGGCGTAACGGTGAACAGTCACGGTCCTAATAATGATGGTTGTGATCCAGAATATTCGAGTTATGTGCACATTACCAATTGTAAATTTAATACCGGTGATGATTGTATTGCGATCAAATCTGGTCGTAATGCAGACGGTCGTCGTGTAAATATTCCTAGTGAGAACATAGTCGTAGAAAATTGCGAAATGAAAGATGGTCATGGTGGTGTGGTAATGGGAAGTGAGATTTCGGCAGGTGTGCGGAACGTTTTTGTACGCAACTGTGTTATGAACAGTCCTAATCTTGATAGAGCAATACGCATTAAAACAAATACACTTCGTGGAGGTTTTGTCGAAAATCTTTATGTAAAAGATATTGAGGTAGGGCAGGTTAAAGAGGCTGTACTTAAAATCAATTTATATTATGGGATTTACGGAGTTCAGGAAGGGGAATTTATACCCACTATAAAAAACATAAACCTCGAGAATATTACAGTAGAAAATGGGGGAGAGTACGGTGTTTTAATTAAAGGAAGACCCGAAAAGTTGATATCGGGAATTACGTTAAAGAATGTGACTATAAATGGTGCACAACAACCCACATCAATAGAAAATTGCGAACCTATAACATACATCAATACCAAAATAAACAATACCATTATGAAATAA
- a CDS encoding SusC/RagA family TonB-linked outer membrane protein yields MNYLITHLLFRGKKRGLFVLAFSLCSLFGFSQNARTITGTVSAADDSMPLPGVNVLVEGTNAATVTDFDGNFQLEVTGNDATLVVSYVGFLTKRLPVGSQSSFTISLETDVQSLSEVVVVGYGTVKKSDLTGAVGTVDSGSLTERNLTNPVESLQGLVAGVEVSNSTGRIGDGYNITIRGQNSIGGGGNPLFVVDGVPTDNIDFLNPQDIERMDILKDASSTAIYGSRGSNGVVIVTTRSGAGAKGGLTVSVESFVGVKDVARLPKFMDPQTWWEYHQGAYLATAAKDPNTGAVTEATLFDAVAGTGNSELFRRVAANQSFDWYDAVLKTGIQQNTYVNASGRAENGLGYNLGLGYQTETGNIENEELNKYTLKLGVDHKINEKFTLGTNITVTLTDQDQGSDIAMQEAFRLNPFLDPYDIDGETLFPLPGKLVGPDGNFIIDKTSTYNPLLEIENAIDNIRRWNIIGNTYFEYKPLEWLSFKTSLAAGYSDNRRGRSWGPLTDTGSKNNDLSSARLDQIQNFNYTWDNQFNITKTFNEIHNVNLLGLYSMFSDRNESSFASSRNMPFDTSFYNIGSGEQGTYDLGSNYFKTTLRSYALRFNYSYDDKYLLTLSNRWDGSSVFPEDNRWDSFPSAALGWNISNEDFLTESAVVSNLKLRASFGYTGNNKINPYSSLNTLDTQTYYDYAGQASNGFISNQIANAQLKWERTREFNVGLDFGLYRDRITGSIDVYDRLSDDLLFTQDLPSETGFANIAANVASVSNRGVEIALTTRNIQTEDITWTTSFTFTKNTNELRSIYGQDQVDDVGNNLFIGESLDALYNYKFTGIWQADEIDEAAGYGLKEGQEKLLDVNGDGKYTPDADRVILGSTNPDWTGSFFSSLRVKNFDLSTSVIVTQGVLVYSNYHANFADTRDRGRQKLDIDWYIPANDAGIPARASNTHPQPRNEGSFWRNNGVGYYRDASFVKVKNIALGYNLSGKALESLNLSQLRVYANVLNPFVFTEYDGYDPEWAGASLQTGRPSYVTYQVGFNLKF; encoded by the coding sequence ATGAATTATTTAATTACTCATCTCCTCTTTCGAGGAAAAAAGAGAGGACTGTTTGTACTTGCTTTCAGTCTCTGTTCTTTATTCGGCTTTAGCCAGAATGCGCGTACCATTACAGGAACGGTTTCAGCAGCTGATGACAGTATGCCCTTACCCGGAGTTAACGTATTAGTTGAAGGTACAAATGCTGCAACTGTTACTGATTTTGATGGAAATTTTCAGTTAGAAGTTACAGGTAATGACGCAACACTTGTTGTAAGTTATGTAGGTTTTTTAACCAAACGTCTGCCGGTAGGCTCTCAAAGTAGTTTTACGATATCGTTGGAGACCGATGTTCAATCTCTAAGTGAGGTGGTTGTCGTAGGATATGGTACCGTTAAAAAGTCAGACCTTACCGGTGCAGTAGGTACGGTTGACTCAGGAAGTTTAACCGAACGTAACCTTACAAATCCTGTAGAATCTTTACAGGGGCTGGTTGCCGGTGTTGAGGTAAGTAATTCAACCGGTCGTATTGGCGATGGTTACAATATCACTATACGTGGTCAAAATTCTATTGGCGGTGGAGGTAATCCTTTATTTGTGGTTGACGGTGTACCTACAGATAATATCGATTTCCTCAATCCTCAGGATATTGAGCGTATGGATATTCTAAAGGATGCTTCCTCTACAGCGATCTATGGTTCTCGTGGGTCTAATGGTGTTGTTATCGTTACAACACGTAGTGGAGCAGGTGCAAAAGGTGGTCTTACCGTAAGTGTAGAATCATTTGTTGGAGTTAAAGATGTTGCGCGTTTACCTAAATTTATGGATCCGCAGACGTGGTGGGAATATCACCAGGGTGCTTATTTAGCTACTGCTGCTAAAGACCCAAACACCGGTGCAGTAACTGAGGCGACTTTATTTGATGCCGTTGCAGGGACAGGAAATTCAGAACTATTTAGACGTGTAGCTGCAAACCAGTCTTTTGATTGGTATGATGCTGTTTTAAAAACAGGTATTCAACAAAACACTTATGTAAATGCATCTGGAAGAGCTGAAAACGGTTTAGGTTATAACTTAGGATTAGGGTACCAGACAGAAACCGGAAACATAGAAAATGAAGAGTTAAATAAATACACGTTAAAACTAGGTGTAGATCATAAGATTAATGAGAAGTTTACCTTAGGTACTAATATTACGGTAACCTTAACAGATCAGGATCAGGGTAGTGATATAGCCATGCAGGAGGCTTTTAGACTAAATCCATTTTTAGATCCTTATGACATTGATGGAGAAACGCTATTTCCATTACCTGGAAAACTAGTTGGTCCAGACGGAAATTTTATTATAGATAAGACCAGTACGTATAATCCTCTTTTAGAAATTGAAAATGCAATCGATAACATTCGTAGATGGAATATAATTGGGAATACGTATTTTGAATATAAGCCTCTAGAATGGTTGTCCTTTAAGACCTCGCTTGCTGCAGGATATTCAGATAATCGCCGAGGAAGATCTTGGGGACCACTTACAGATACCGGTAGTAAAAACAACGATCTGTCTTCTGCTCGATTGGATCAGATACAAAACTTCAATTATACCTGGGATAACCAGTTTAATATAACGAAGACTTTTAATGAAATACATAATGTAAATCTTTTAGGTTTATACAGTATGTTTTCAGATCGTAACGAAAGTTCTTTCGCATCCTCTCGAAATATGCCTTTTGATACCAGTTTTTACAATATAGGTAGTGGGGAACAGGGCACTTATGATTTAGGTTCTAATTATTTTAAAACTACATTAAGATCCTACGCATTACGATTTAATTACTCGTATGACGATAAATATTTACTTACACTTTCTAATAGATGGGATGGTTCTTCAGTATTTCCTGAAGATAACCGTTGGGATTCATTTCCTTCAGCAGCATTGGGGTGGAATATCTCTAACGAAGATTTCTTAACCGAGTCTGCTGTTGTAAGTAACTTGAAACTTCGTGCTAGTTTTGGTTATACCGGGAATAATAAAATTAACCCGTATTCCTCATTAAATACACTAGATACACAAACGTATTATGATTATGCAGGTCAGGCTTCAAACGGATTTATATCTAACCAGATTGCAAACGCACAATTAAAGTGGGAACGTACCCGTGAATTTAACGTAGGTCTTGATTTCGGTTTATATAGAGATCGTATTACAGGTAGTATTGATGTTTATGATCGTTTATCTGATGATCTACTATTTACTCAGGATTTACCAAGTGAAACCGGTTTTGCAAATATCGCAGCAAACGTTGCTTCTGTAAGTAACCGTGGGGTAGAGATCGCACTCACAACACGCAATATTCAAACAGAAGATATCACCTGGACAACGTCGTTTACTTTTACTAAAAATACTAATGAATTACGCTCTATTTACGGGCAGGATCAGGTAGATGATGTGGGTAATAACTTGTTTATAGGAGAATCGCTAGATGCGCTTTATAATTACAAGTTTACCGGAATCTGGCAAGCAGACGAGATTGATGAAGCTGCAGGTTATGGGTTAAAAGAAGGGCAGGAAAAACTTCTCGATGTTAATGGTGACGGTAAATATACACCAGATGCAGATCGTGTTATTTTAGGATCTACAAATCCAGACTGGACGGGTAGTTTCTTTAGCTCTTTACGCGTTAAGAATTTTGACCTTTCTACTTCAGTAATTGTTACGCAGGGAGTTTTAGTTTATAGTAATTACCATGCAAATTTTGCAGATACCCGTGATCGCGGTCGTCAAAAATTAGATATAGACTGGTATATACCTGCAAACGATGCCGGTATTCCTGCCAGAGCTTCTAACACACATCCACAACCTCGTAATGAAGGTAGTTTTTGGAGAAATAATGGAGTAGGCTATTACAGAGATGCGTCTTTTGTTAAAGTAAAAAACATAGCCTTAGGATATAACTTAAGTGGTAAAGCATTAGAATCTCTTAACCTTTCGCAGCTACGCGTGTATGCTAACGTACTCAATCCATTTGTTTTTACAGAGTATGACGGGTACGATCCCGAGTGGGCAGGGGCATCACTTCAAACAGGAAGACCTAGTTATGTTACCTATCAGGTAGGTTTTAATTTAAAATTTTAA
- a CDS encoding LacI family DNA-binding transcriptional regulator produces MRQKEKITIYDISKKLNISAATVSRALNDSNRVSPKTKELVLKMAKELNYQQNTLALALKSGRTFNVGVVVPYINHTFFASVIRGIEEELTPKGYHVIICQSHEDVANEARQIKTLLNTHIDGIFISVSKTTEDLSHIQEIQDDGVPLIFFDRKKNIKGVSSVTINDFEGAFMATEHLIQQGYKQIVHIGGDPKLEIYKHRYDGYIAALKAYDIAINENLILEVSSTVEAGIDAVKELLDKNIKFDAFFSASDYVALGGLRELRSRGIKIPEEVGVVGFSNEPFTKYLECPLTSVGQTPMLMGQIAAQVFLEQINEQSKSLKVEKKVVLMPELYERETSLKKGVAVNL; encoded by the coding sequence ATGCGCCAAAAAGAAAAGATTACCATTTATGATATTTCAAAAAAATTAAATATCAGTGCAGCGACTGTTTCCCGAGCATTAAATGATAGTAACCGGGTAAGTCCCAAGACCAAAGAACTGGTCTTGAAAATGGCAAAAGAATTAAATTACCAGCAAAATACTTTAGCTCTCGCACTTAAAAGTGGTCGTACCTTTAACGTGGGAGTTGTCGTACCGTATATTAATCACACTTTTTTTGCTTCAGTAATACGCGGTATTGAAGAAGAATTGACCCCTAAAGGATATCACGTTATCATTTGCCAGTCACACGAAGATGTGGCAAATGAAGCCCGCCAGATTAAAACCCTACTCAACACGCATATAGACGGTATTTTTATTTCGGTTTCTAAAACAACAGAAGACTTATCTCATATTCAGGAAATACAGGACGACGGCGTACCGCTTATCTTTTTTGACCGTAAAAAAAATATTAAAGGTGTCAGTTCGGTTACCATAAATGATTTTGAAGGTGCTTTTATGGCGACAGAGCATTTAATTCAACAAGGATATAAACAAATTGTACATATAGGTGGTGATCCTAAATTAGAAATATACAAGCATCGTTATGACGGTTATATTGCAGCCTTAAAAGCCTATGATATAGCTATAAATGAAAACCTCATTTTAGAGGTTAGCAGCACCGTTGAAGCGGGTATTGACGCTGTAAAAGAGCTTCTTGATAAGAATATAAAATTTGATGCTTTCTTTTCGGCCAGCGATTATGTAGCTCTGGGTGGATTACGAGAACTACGCAGCCGCGGAATAAAAATACCCGAAGAGGTAGGCGTGGTAGGTTTTAGTAATGAACCTTTTACAAAATATCTGGAGTGCCCGTTAACCAGTGTTGGTCAAACTCCTATGCTGATGGGCCAAATTGCTGCACAGGTTTTTCTAGAACAAATAAATGAACAATCTAAAAGCCTTAAAGTTGAGAAAAAGGTAGTTTTGATGCCAGAACTTTATGAACGTGAGACTTCATTAAAAAAGGGAGTTGCAGTAAATCTGTAA